The Novipirellula caenicola genome includes a region encoding these proteins:
- a CDS encoding DUF1549 and DUF1553 domain-containing protein, with protein sequence MLRTTAKPLSLIACIALACFVGQKPSTTHAEPAAPTRSHNATASKPIAPLSERFASADTKEVPDFQKHVTPLLGRLGCNGRACHGSFQGRGGFQLSLFGYDFKADHEALMAENAGRVDTSDVDESLILAKPVDADMHEGGKRFDTGSWQHHTLRRWIESGAKFDPKQVQTLQRLEVIPSELQFSKPGEQVQLKAYAYWPDGSVEDVTELCRFSSNDDAIAAIDEDGHIESGEKGDTHVVVYYDNAVVPVPVIRPIGPTLERSAASPAKPIDKLVQQKLDKLGIVPAGPCTDSEFIRRVSLDMTGMLPAGETVRQFIADPSPDKREQLVEDLLDSPAYAAWWATRMSDWTGNSNEQLNNVLPVRNVASRLWHEWLRVRLEDNVPYDQIVAGIVEANSRQEGESYREFCEQMTEACVSGNEEVFAKRDGMPLFWARRNFQRPEERAIGFAYAFLGVRIECAQCHKHPFDQWSKDDFEQFSQLFTPIRINQNQVSPEAKAVRDELLKDITDGKKLNNGELRKAVYTAAQKGKVVPFGELLVNTRGASDKAKRARALAKKKGQKVPELKLPTGTILGQDKAVTLDKDPRPALMQWLRDDDNPYFAKAIVNRVWANYFGTGIVDPSDDMNLANPPSNAPLLDYLASEFIAHDFDLKWLHREIANSETYARSAETNDTNIHDRVNFSRHIPRRLPAEVVYDAVILATGSDDKASQLRGEVSDMAIAEGVAQNRNQKNFALEVFGQSTRESNCDCDRSDSPSLLQSIYLRNDADIHKRLSDKNSWVAQACEALGVPGPSQRVDPKQAAVTRTADNFRKQIISRIIKFNSLPKERQKKTRDQMEREYQRMAKKFEQFDLEIPSLDALIENPKSWREVEPTKAASHAASNTVSKLVEDAYLRTLSRFPDDEEREIAETFINESETPANGMESLMWALVNTKEFIITH encoded by the coding sequence ATGCTTCGAACCACCGCGAAACCTCTGTCACTGATCGCCTGCATCGCCTTGGCATGCTTCGTTGGCCAAAAACCATCGACGACGCACGCCGAACCGGCGGCACCGACTCGATCCCACAACGCGACTGCGTCGAAACCGATCGCACCGCTGAGCGAACGATTTGCCAGTGCGGACACGAAGGAAGTCCCCGACTTTCAAAAACATGTCACTCCGCTACTGGGCCGACTCGGATGCAACGGACGTGCTTGCCATGGTTCGTTCCAAGGTCGTGGTGGTTTCCAATTGTCGCTGTTTGGCTACGACTTCAAAGCGGATCACGAGGCGTTGATGGCCGAGAATGCCGGTCGAGTTGATACCAGCGACGTCGACGAAAGCCTTATTTTGGCGAAGCCCGTCGATGCCGACATGCACGAGGGAGGAAAACGATTCGACACCGGAAGTTGGCAACACCACACGCTTCGCCGCTGGATCGAATCAGGCGCCAAGTTTGACCCCAAACAGGTTCAAACGCTGCAGCGTTTGGAAGTCATCCCAAGTGAACTTCAATTCAGCAAGCCGGGGGAACAGGTCCAATTGAAGGCGTATGCGTATTGGCCCGACGGCAGCGTCGAAGATGTGACCGAGCTTTGTCGGTTCAGTTCCAATGATGACGCGATCGCCGCGATCGACGAAGACGGACATATCGAATCAGGCGAAAAAGGGGACACTCACGTGGTCGTCTACTACGACAACGCCGTGGTTCCGGTCCCAGTGATTCGCCCCATCGGACCGACGCTAGAACGATCTGCAGCATCACCCGCCAAACCGATCGACAAGCTTGTTCAGCAAAAATTGGACAAATTGGGCATCGTGCCTGCGGGCCCCTGCACTGATTCGGAATTCATTCGCCGTGTTTCGTTGGACATGACCGGGATGCTGCCCGCAGGCGAGACCGTGCGTCAATTCATTGCTGATCCATCACCCGACAAACGGGAACAATTGGTCGAAGACCTGCTCGATTCTCCCGCCTACGCGGCATGGTGGGCCACGCGAATGTCGGATTGGACCGGCAACAGCAACGAGCAACTCAACAACGTTTTGCCGGTTCGCAACGTCGCCTCGCGATTGTGGCACGAATGGCTACGCGTTCGCTTGGAAGACAACGTTCCCTATGACCAAATCGTGGCAGGAATCGTCGAAGCAAACAGTCGTCAAGAAGGCGAAAGCTATCGCGAGTTTTGCGAACAAATGACCGAAGCCTGCGTTTCGGGAAACGAAGAAGTATTTGCCAAACGCGATGGGATGCCATTGTTCTGGGCGCGACGCAATTTCCAAAGACCCGAAGAACGAGCAATCGGATTTGCTTATGCATTTCTAGGCGTTCGCATCGAATGTGCCCAGTGCCACAAACATCCGTTTGACCAATGGTCTAAGGATGATTTCGAACAATTCTCGCAGCTCTTCACGCCCATCCGGATCAATCAAAATCAGGTTTCCCCCGAGGCCAAAGCAGTTCGCGATGAACTACTAAAGGACATCACCGACGGCAAGAAACTCAATAATGGCGAGCTTCGCAAAGCCGTTTACACGGCGGCCCAGAAGGGCAAAGTCGTTCCCTTTGGCGAGTTGCTGGTGAACACGCGTGGCGCGTCCGACAAAGCCAAGCGGGCACGTGCATTGGCGAAGAAGAAGGGACAAAAGGTTCCTGAGCTAAAACTTCCTACAGGCACCATCCTTGGCCAGGACAAAGCCGTCACGTTGGACAAAGACCCGCGCCCCGCGCTGATGCAGTGGCTGCGTGACGACGACAATCCCTACTTTGCCAAAGCGATCGTCAATCGCGTGTGGGCCAACTATTTCGGCACGGGAATCGTCGATCCTTCGGACGACATGAACCTTGCCAATCCACCAAGCAACGCACCCCTGTTGGATTATTTGGCCAGCGAGTTTATCGCTCATGACTTTGATCTGAAATGGCTTCACCGCGAAATCGCCAATAGTGAAACCTACGCTCGATCTGCGGAAACCAACGACACGAACATCCATGACCGTGTTAATTTTTCGCGTCACATTCCACGGCGATTGCCCGCCGAAGTGGTCTACGATGCCGTCATCTTGGCCACCGGTTCGGATGACAAAGCGAGTCAGCTTCGCGGCGAAGTGAGCGACATGGCGATTGCCGAAGGTGTGGCCCAGAACCGCAATCAGAAGAACTTTGCCTTGGAGGTGTTCGGTCAATCGACTCGGGAATCCAATTGCGATTGCGATCGCAGCGATTCCCCCAGTCTGCTGCAATCGATCTACTTGCGAAATGATGCCGACATCCACAAACGGCTGTCTGACAAAAACAGCTGGGTGGCTCAGGCCTGTGAAGCCCTCGGCGTACCGGGCCCAAGTCAACGCGTTGATCCAAAGCAAGCCGCAGTGACACGCACCGCGGACAATTTCCGCAAACAGATCATCAGCCGGATAATCAAGTTCAACTCGCTACCGAAAGAACGCCAAAAGAAAACGCGAGACCAAATGGAACGAGAATACCAACGAATGGCCAAAAAGTTTGAGCAGTTCGACTTGGAAATCCCATCGTTGGACGCGTTGATCGAGAACCCCAAATCATGGCGAGAAGTAGAGCCGACCAAGGCCGCTAGCCATGCCGCTTCCAACACCGTGTCGAAGCTTGTCGAAGACGCCTACCTTCGCACACTCAGCCGTTTCCCCGATGACGAGGAACGCGAGATTGCCGAAACGTTTATCAACGAATCCGAAACGCCCGCCAATGGGATGGAGTCGCTGATGTGGGCCTTGGTGAATACCAAAGAATTCATCATCACTCACTGA
- a CDS encoding sigma-70 family RNA polymerase sigma factor — MSTKTPENAQPEDSDEAWRRVFLESESTLRVFMRRRLAQEADVEDCLQTVFIKSVQQGDKVPLVARRAWLFRVAANECARHWRDRSTTTRVLEKQATYESCNHHDDHLQRLVAAETAEQLQQSIQNLPDHWQAILQLRINENLTFQQIADQLQIPLGTALTQMRRALERLREDLQTQEDDASEMEQGKRQ, encoded by the coding sequence ATGAGCACGAAGACTCCTGAAAACGCCCAACCCGAGGACTCTGACGAAGCGTGGCGAAGGGTTTTTCTGGAATCCGAATCGACGCTCCGCGTCTTCATGCGCCGCCGACTCGCTCAGGAAGCCGACGTCGAAGATTGTTTGCAAACCGTTTTTATCAAATCCGTCCAACAGGGCGACAAGGTTCCCTTGGTCGCTCGTCGAGCGTGGTTATTTCGGGTTGCAGCCAATGAATGTGCGCGACATTGGCGAGACCGATCCACGACCACGCGAGTCCTTGAAAAACAGGCGACTTACGAATCGTGCAACCACCACGATGATCACCTGCAGCGGCTCGTTGCTGCCGAAACCGCCGAACAACTCCAGCAATCGATTCAAAATTTGCCTGACCATTGGCAAGCCATCCTACAACTCCGAATCAACGAAAACCTTACTTTCCAACAGATCGCCGACCAACTCCAAATCCCGCTAGGAACCGCGTTGACGCAAATGAGACGAGCACTCGAGCGACTTCGCGAAGATTTGCAAACGCAAGAAGACGACGCGAGCGAAATGGAACAAGGCAAAAGACAATGA
- a CDS encoding class I SAM-dependent methyltransferase, translated as MTNESPDPASQPLPARTSEAALYDVAKDLAGTRILSTSIGRGQAARWLYRDRSDAQITLWYLDQFQQRLAIADHAADLNASPSPASPDPPHSLSIICETDLPEDEVDLALIPCSVRGEAELQRDLLQQAYTRLVIGGRLVTSVDNVNDRWLHDQLKPFGAKISVRPSDDAVVYVLRKDSELKRQRSFECEFTYRFRGQTISAITRPGVFSHRRLDAGAKALMDAVTIESGQRLIDIGCGCGSVAMALAMQADGVHALAIDSNARAIECTRRGAQKNALADLDAQLTCDGDCQTPASYDIAVGNPPYFANFQIARLFVDAAKRALRPGGHLYLVTKQPEWYEENLVTEWHDIRVIAGKQYAVVEAWK; from the coding sequence TTGACAAACGAATCTCCTGACCCGGCATCGCAACCGCTGCCGGCACGAACATCCGAAGCCGCGTTGTATGACGTTGCCAAGGATCTAGCGGGCACTCGCATCCTCAGCACGTCGATTGGTCGCGGCCAAGCGGCGCGTTGGTTGTACCGAGATCGCAGCGACGCACAGATTACCTTGTGGTATCTCGATCAATTCCAGCAGCGACTCGCGATCGCCGACCACGCTGCGGATCTCAACGCGTCGCCATCGCCGGCATCGCCAGATCCCCCGCACTCACTATCGATCATCTGCGAGACGGACCTGCCTGAGGACGAAGTGGATCTCGCGCTAATCCCCTGCTCGGTGCGTGGCGAAGCCGAACTGCAACGTGACCTGCTGCAGCAAGCGTACACGCGTCTCGTCATTGGTGGTCGGCTTGTGACCAGCGTCGACAACGTCAACGACCGCTGGCTACACGATCAATTGAAGCCGTTCGGCGCGAAGATCAGCGTCCGTCCCAGCGACGATGCCGTGGTCTATGTACTTCGTAAAGACAGCGAATTGAAACGCCAACGAAGTTTTGAGTGTGAGTTCACGTACCGGTTTCGTGGGCAAACGATCTCGGCGATCACGCGACCGGGTGTCTTTTCACATCGCCGGCTCGATGCGGGCGCCAAAGCGTTGATGGACGCCGTCACGATCGAATCCGGTCAACGGCTGATCGATATCGGCTGTGGCTGTGGATCGGTAGCGATGGCATTGGCAATGCAAGCCGACGGGGTTCATGCCTTGGCGATCGACAGCAACGCCCGGGCGATTGAGTGCACGCGGCGGGGGGCCCAAAAGAATGCGCTAGCGGATTTGGATGCCCAATTGACCTGTGATGGAGATTGTCAGACGCCGGCCAGCTATGATATAGCCGTGGGCAACCCGCCTTATTTCGCTAATTTCCAAATCGCGCGTCTGTTCGTCGACGCGGCCAAGCGAGCCCTGCGGCCCGGCGGACACCTGTACCTCGTGACCAAACAGCCCGAGTGGTACGAGGAAAATCTGGTGACCGAGTGGCACGATATCCGCGTCATCGCTGGCAAACAGTACGCCGTGGTCGAAGCCTGGAAATAG
- a CDS encoding Nramp family divalent metal transporter, with the protein MTESAETRGANAPRLTVDPPTRLFAIIRCIGPGLIVAGSIVGSGELIATTKTGAEAGFSLLWLIILGCVVKVFAQIEFGRYAIVSGKTTLRALDEVPGPRIRGRGNWLVWYWVLMWIASISQLGGIVGGVGQSLAISLPLTERGADYNEIADAETLLQFQRYAPDDVAVDVSAAEQQIATSKQTYRERHQDTTRDGISAPNDAAIWAVVVAILTSVVLWVGRYGLIQSLSTILVASFTLLTITNLFFLQDQPDFRVSLSEFFSGLQFHLPASQGENASTTARPIGTALATFGIIGVGAAELVVYPYWCLEKGYARFVGRDDGSPEWLQRAAGWMRVMRVDAWGAMIVYTFATVIFYLLGAAILHRVGLNPEKDNMVRTLAVMFVPVFSQWASAVFLFGAFAVLYSTFFVANASHARTFSDAMCVVGLIGDDPQTREKWIRWLSGAFPLLCLLIYLAFPAPAQLVLLSGVAQGVMLPMLAAAALYFRYHRSRAELTPGVLWDIMLWLSAAAMLVTGAWTVAEKFLG; encoded by the coding sequence ATGACCGAATCAGCGGAAACACGCGGTGCAAATGCACCGCGTTTGACAGTGGATCCACCGACACGATTGTTTGCCATTATCCGCTGTATCGGCCCGGGGTTAATCGTCGCCGGTTCGATCGTCGGCAGCGGAGAATTGATCGCGACGACCAAAACCGGTGCCGAAGCCGGCTTCAGTCTGCTGTGGTTGATCATCCTCGGCTGCGTGGTCAAAGTCTTTGCTCAAATCGAATTTGGTCGCTACGCGATCGTCAGCGGCAAGACGACGCTGCGAGCGCTCGATGAAGTGCCGGGGCCACGCATCCGTGGCCGAGGCAATTGGCTGGTTTGGTATTGGGTGCTGATGTGGATCGCCAGCATCAGTCAACTTGGCGGTATCGTCGGCGGGGTGGGACAATCGCTCGCGATCAGCTTGCCATTGACCGAGCGAGGAGCGGATTACAACGAAATCGCGGACGCCGAGACGCTGCTGCAGTTCCAGCGATACGCACCGGATGACGTTGCCGTCGATGTCTCGGCTGCCGAGCAACAGATCGCAACAAGCAAGCAAACGTACCGTGAACGACACCAAGACACGACTCGCGATGGGATTTCGGCTCCGAACGATGCTGCAATCTGGGCGGTCGTCGTCGCGATTCTTACCAGCGTGGTGCTGTGGGTTGGCCGCTACGGATTGATTCAGTCGCTTTCGACGATCCTGGTCGCCTCCTTCACCTTGCTGACGATCACCAACCTGTTCTTCTTGCAAGACCAACCCGATTTCCGAGTCAGTCTTTCTGAATTCTTCAGCGGGCTTCAGTTCCATCTGCCTGCTTCGCAGGGCGAAAACGCTAGCACCACGGCTCGTCCAATCGGGACCGCATTGGCCACGTTTGGAATCATCGGCGTGGGGGCGGCCGAGCTTGTTGTTTACCCCTATTGGTGCTTAGAAAAAGGCTATGCACGCTTTGTGGGCCGCGACGATGGATCGCCTGAATGGCTGCAACGCGCGGCCGGTTGGATGCGGGTGATGCGAGTGGACGCTTGGGGAGCGATGATCGTGTACACCTTTGCCACGGTCATCTTCTATCTGCTGGGTGCGGCGATCTTACACCGCGTGGGCTTGAACCCAGAGAAGGACAACATGGTTCGCACATTGGCGGTGATGTTTGTTCCGGTGTTTTCACAGTGGGCGTCGGCAGTCTTTTTGTTTGGCGCGTTCGCGGTGCTCTACTCGACCTTCTTTGTCGCCAATGCCAGCCATGCACGAACGTTTTCAGACGCGATGTGCGTCGTTGGATTGATCGGCGACGACCCGCAAACACGTGAAAAATGGATCCGCTGGCTCAGCGGCGCGTTCCCGCTATTGTGTCTGCTGATTTACCTGGCATTCCCGGCGCCTGCACAATTGGTATTACTAAGCGGTGTGGCGCAAGGCGTGATGCTGCCGATGTTGGCAGCCGCGGCTTTGTATTTTCGTTACCATCGCTCTCGAGCGGAACTGACCCCTGGAGTCCTTTGGGACATCATGCTGTGGCTTTCCGCCGCGGCGATGTTGGTCACAGGCGCATGGACGGTCGCTGAAAAATTCCTTGGCTAA
- a CDS encoding arginine/lysine/ornithine decarboxylase, with translation MKFRFPVLIIDEDFRSENTSGLGIRALAEAMEGEGAEVIGATSYGDLSQFAQQQSRASAFILSIDDEEFLTPDTEQSAIANLRDFIQEIRFKNNDIPIFLYGETRTSSHIPNDILRELHGFIHMFEDTPEFVARHILREARSYTDGLAPPFFRALVDYANDGSYSWHCPGHSGGVAFLKSPVGQMFHQFFGENMLRADVCNAVEELGQLLDHTGPVAASEHNAARIFNADHCFFVTNGTSTSNKMVWHSTVASGDIVVVDRNCHKSILHAIIMTGAVPVFLTPTRNNLGLIGPIPLDEFRPENIQKKIDANPFAREAQAKHPDRKPRILTITQSTYDGVVYNVEMLKELLDGRIDTLHFDEAWLPHAAFHHFYRNMHALGRDRPRCKEAMMFATHSTHKLLAGISQASQILVKESETQKLDRHIFNEAYLMHSSTSPQYAIIASCDVAAAMMEPPGGTALVEESIAEALNFRRAMRKVDAEWGDDWWFQVWGPDEIVDDGIGVQEDWILHPDDNWHGFGNLAAGFNMLDPIKATVVTPGLSVNGEFAETGIPASIVTRYLAEHGVVVEKTGLYSFFIMFTIGITKGRWNTLLSALQQFKDDYDKNLPMWKILPEFCQAFPSYEQTGLKNLCQQIHDAYKSHDIARVTTEMYLSPMQPAMKPSDAYAMMTHREIDRVEIDELEGRATAVLLTPYPPGIPLLIPGERFNETIVQYLQFAREFNNKLPGFHTDIHGLVEENVGGTRKYYVDCVR, from the coding sequence ATGAAATTTCGCTTTCCCGTTCTGATCATTGACGAAGACTTTCGCTCTGAAAACACTTCCGGTCTCGGCATCCGCGCGCTGGCTGAGGCGATGGAGGGCGAAGGTGCCGAGGTGATCGGAGCGACCAGCTATGGTGACCTGTCACAATTTGCCCAACAACAATCCCGTGCTTCGGCGTTCATTCTGTCGATTGATGACGAAGAATTTTTGACGCCTGATACCGAACAGTCCGCGATTGCCAATCTTCGCGATTTCATTCAAGAGATCCGATTCAAGAACAACGACATTCCGATCTTTTTGTATGGTGAGACGCGAACCTCGAGCCATATCCCGAACGACATCCTGCGAGAACTGCATGGATTTATTCATATGTTCGAGGACACGCCGGAGTTTGTCGCCCGGCACATTCTTCGCGAAGCACGTTCGTACACCGATGGTCTCGCGCCGCCGTTTTTCCGCGCTCTGGTGGATTACGCCAACGATGGATCGTATTCGTGGCATTGCCCCGGTCACTCTGGTGGTGTCGCCTTTCTAAAAAGTCCGGTAGGCCAAATGTTTCACCAATTTTTTGGTGAGAACATGCTTCGTGCGGACGTCTGTAATGCCGTCGAAGAATTGGGCCAGCTGCTCGATCACACAGGTCCCGTGGCTGCATCGGAGCACAACGCGGCGCGGATTTTCAACGCAGACCATTGCTTCTTTGTTACCAACGGGACGTCGACGTCCAACAAGATGGTTTGGCACTCGACGGTCGCCTCAGGCGACATCGTGGTTGTCGACCGCAATTGCCATAAATCGATTCTGCACGCGATCATCATGACCGGTGCGGTCCCGGTTTTCTTAACGCCCACTCGCAACAACCTCGGTTTGATCGGGCCCATCCCGCTGGATGAATTCCGTCCGGAAAACATCCAAAAGAAGATCGACGCAAACCCGTTTGCTCGTGAAGCTCAGGCCAAACATCCCGATCGCAAGCCTCGAATTTTGACGATCACGCAGAGCACTTATGACGGGGTGGTCTACAACGTCGAGATGCTCAAGGAACTGCTTGATGGTCGTATCGACACATTGCATTTTGACGAAGCTTGGTTGCCGCATGCTGCGTTCCATCATTTCTATCGCAACATGCATGCGTTGGGACGCGACCGTCCCCGCTGCAAGGAAGCGATGATGTTTGCCACCCATTCGACTCACAAATTGTTGGCCGGTATCTCGCAAGCGTCTCAAATCTTGGTCAAAGAATCTGAGACACAGAAACTTGATCGGCACATTTTTAACGAAGCCTACTTGATGCATTCATCCACGTCGCCTCAATACGCGATTATCGCTTCGTGCGATGTTGCGGCCGCGATGATGGAACCGCCTGGCGGAACCGCGTTGGTCGAAGAATCGATTGCGGAAGCGTTGAATTTCCGCCGCGCAATGCGCAAGGTCGACGCCGAGTGGGGTGATGATTGGTGGTTCCAAGTTTGGGGGCCAGATGAAATCGTCGACGATGGCATCGGCGTTCAAGAAGATTGGATCTTGCATCCCGACGACAATTGGCACGGCTTTGGTAATCTTGCCGCCGGTTTCAATATGCTCGACCCGATCAAGGCGACCGTGGTCACCCCGGGACTGAGCGTCAATGGCGAGTTTGCCGAGACGGGAATCCCCGCTTCGATCGTCACACGTTACTTGGCCGAACACGGCGTGGTTGTGGAAAAGACAGGGCTGTATTCATTCTTCATCATGTTCACGATCGGGATCACCAAAGGACGCTGGAACACGCTGTTAAGCGCGTTGCAACAGTTCAAGGATGACTATGATAAGAACTTGCCGATGTGGAAGATTTTGCCCGAATTTTGCCAGGCCTTTCCAAGTTACGAGCAGACCGGGCTAAAGAATCTTTGTCAACAAATCCATGACGCCTACAAATCGCATGACATCGCTCGAGTGACCACGGAAATGTATTTGTCGCCGATGCAACCCGCGATGAAGCCATCCGACGCGTACGCGATGATGACGCACCGAGAAATCGATCGCGTGGAAATCGACGAGCTCGAGGGCCGCGCCACCGCCGTGCTGTTGACGCCGTATCCGCCTGGCATTCCGCTGCTGATTCCAGGCGAACGATTCAACGAGACGATTGTGCAATACTTGCAGTTCGCTCGCGAATTCAACAACAAACTCCCTGGATTCCATACCGATATCCATGGATTAGTCGAAGAAAATGTGGGTGGGACACGCAAGTACTACGTGGATTGTGTACGGTAG
- a CDS encoding ROK family protein, translated as MTSSEKNIWIGFDLGGTKMLAIAYDEKWNLLGRRRRKTRGRDGADSGIERIASTIDRLLSENDLTNAQIAGIGIGCPGPIDLAKGRILTTPNLGWDDVDVAGFLKKRFNCEVTVLNDVDAGVYGEYQFGVAQKARCVVGIFPGTGVGGGCVYEDKILQGANFSCMEIGHTRISSDTRATGSAISGTLEAEASRLTIAAEAAKAAFRGEAPNLLKIAGTDLSEIRSGALADAIAKGDDVVRKLVEEAACSIGIAVANVVHLLSPDKIVLGGGMVEAMEELIVKTVKKSARDHVMPVYKDTFDVVAATLGDDAGAMGAAAWAKRQQTSQKV; from the coding sequence ATGACTTCGTCTGAAAAAAATATCTGGATTGGCTTCGACTTGGGTGGCACGAAGATGTTGGCGATTGCCTACGACGAAAAGTGGAATCTGCTTGGGCGTCGTCGGCGAAAAACGCGTGGGCGTGATGGGGCCGACAGCGGCATCGAACGAATTGCATCGACGATCGATCGATTGCTGAGCGAAAACGATCTGACCAATGCACAAATTGCGGGGATTGGGATCGGATGTCCCGGCCCCATCGATCTCGCCAAAGGACGCATTTTGACCACTCCCAATTTGGGGTGGGACGATGTGGATGTCGCTGGCTTTCTGAAGAAGCGGTTTAACTGTGAAGTGACCGTCCTGAACGATGTCGATGCCGGTGTGTATGGCGAGTACCAATTTGGGGTCGCGCAAAAAGCTCGCTGTGTCGTCGGGATTTTTCCAGGGACCGGAGTGGGCGGCGGCTGTGTTTATGAAGACAAAATCCTGCAAGGCGCCAATTTCTCTTGCATGGAAATCGGACACACACGAATTTCCTCCGACACGCGTGCGACCGGTTCCGCGATCTCAGGGACGCTCGAAGCCGAGGCGAGCCGGTTGACGATCGCAGCCGAAGCGGCAAAGGCGGCCTTTCGTGGCGAAGCTCCGAACTTGCTAAAAATTGCCGGGACTGATCTGAGCGAAATTCGCAGCGGGGCTCTCGCCGATGCGATTGCCAAGGGAGACGACGTCGTTCGCAAACTCGTCGAAGAGGCGGCCTGCAGTATCGGAATCGCGGTCGCCAACGTCGTTCACCTCTTGTCGCCCGACAAGATCGTTTTGGGCGGCGGTATGGTCGAAGCGATGGAAGAGCTGATCGTCAAAACGGTCAAGAAATCGGCCCGCGACCACGTCATGCCTGTTTACAAAGATACCTTTGACGTCGTCGCCGCGACGCTGGGGGATGACGCCGGTGCGATGGGCGCGGCCGCCTGGGCAAAACGGCAGCAGACGTCACAAAAAGTTTGA
- a CDS encoding SDR family oxidoreductase encodes MTDRSLVVLVTGGSSGLGLVIAKTFLDAGFRVVIAGRDSSRLDAAKASLAHDSYVATACCDVTEKQGADKAIQTAISHFSRLDVLVNCVGTSDRGLVENLTLERLDELIRQNVHTALLCSVAAIPFLEIEGGAIVNIGSLASKVGARYLGGYVAAKHALAGLTQQMRLELKPRGIHVGLVNPGPIRRDDAGSRYQSHVQHDPNVPAAAAKPGGGTTIKGLPPETVAAAVLRCARDRRPDMVLPRYLRLLIAVGHISPRLGDWLLLKFTSSKG; translated from the coding sequence ATGACGGACCGATCGCTGGTGGTATTGGTAACAGGAGGCTCAAGTGGCTTGGGGCTCGTGATCGCAAAAACCTTTCTTGACGCTGGTTTCCGAGTGGTGATTGCGGGGCGCGACTCATCTCGCCTTGACGCAGCAAAAGCGTCGCTGGCCCACGATTCGTATGTTGCTACCGCTTGCTGCGATGTGACGGAAAAACAGGGAGCCGACAAGGCGATCCAGACGGCGATCTCGCATTTCAGCCGACTTGATGTGCTGGTGAACTGCGTCGGAACGAGCGATCGAGGACTCGTCGAGAATTTGACGCTCGAGCGGCTCGATGAACTGATCCGCCAGAATGTGCACACCGCCCTGCTCTGTTCGGTCGCAGCGATCCCCTTCCTTGAAATCGAAGGGGGCGCAATCGTCAACATTGGTTCGCTGGCCTCGAAAGTCGGCGCCCGTTATTTGGGCGGCTACGTTGCGGCAAAGCATGCACTCGCGGGGCTGACGCAACAGATGCGGCTCGAGTTAAAACCACGCGGGATCCATGTGGGGTTGGTCAACCCAGGACCGATACGACGCGATGACGCAGGATCGCGTTACCAATCGCATGTCCAGCACGACCCCAACGTGCCCGCGGCGGCAGCCAAACCGGGCGGCGGAACAACGATCAAAGGCTTGCCACCGGAGACCGTAGCCGCGGCGGTGTTGCGATGTGCCCGTGATCGACGGCCCGATATGGTGTTGCCACGCTACTTGCGATTGCTGATCGCGGTGGGACATATCTCGCCACGCCTGGGCGATTGGCTGTTATTGAAGTTCACTTCATCCAAAGGATAA